In one window of Amblyomma americanum isolate KBUSLIRL-KWMA chromosome 9, ASM5285725v1, whole genome shotgun sequence DNA:
- the LOC144104437 gene encoding uncharacterized protein LOC144104437 isoform X2, with amino-acid sequence METEVPQVEKPAEKVEAATKEVISNGTAEVKEEKAAEAKPSVPNGTAEPVAEKPAEEAPAAKPEEPAPEKPAEEAKPAAEEPAAKPAEEAKPAEEPKPAEETKQPEPEAAPAKAEEKPVEEAKPAEEPKPAEAPQPEPAAPAKEEPAPAQPAAAAPAEQPAEPAVAPAESPLKDSGYLEPQPTEVVLEEALKAAEQQPTEAAPASEDSKPAEEPKAEEPKPAESEELPLPPVSELPAEQPAAEEPAQPAAEETPAAPATDAAAASESPSAESLESKPEEKAAEPAPAEPVAAAEPAVPTSPAESRPEGDAAPATDAKAESPSAEAPKVEE; translated from the exons GAAACCGAAGTGCCTCAAGTTGAGAAGCCCGCAGAGAAGGTGGAGGCCGCCACCAAGGAGGTGATCTCTAACGGCACCGCCGAGGTCAAGGAAGAGAAGGCCGCCGAGGCAAAGCCATCTGTCCCCAACGGTACCGCCGAGCCCGTAGCCGAAAAACCAGCCGAAGAGGCGCCCGCGGCAAAGCCAGAGGAACCCGCCCCGGAGAAGCCCGCCGAGGAGGCCAAACCCGCGGCCGAGGAACCCGCCGCCAAGCCTGCCGAGGAAGCTAAGCCCGCCGAGGAGCCAAAGCCCGCCGAGGAGACCAAGCAGCCAGAACCAGAGGCCGCTCCAGCCAAGGCTGAGGAGAAGCCCGTGGAAGAAGCCAAGCCGGCCGAGGAACCCAAGCCAGCTGAAGCCCCGCAACCCGAACCTGCCGCTCCCGCTAAGGAAGAACCCGCTCCGGCTCAGCCCGCCGCCGCTGCACCCGCCGAGCAGCCCGCGGAACCAGCCGTCGCTCCAGCGGAGTCTCCTCTCAAGGACTCCGGCTACCTCGAGCCCCAGCCGACGGAGGTCGTCCTCGAGGAAGCCCTGAAGGCCGCCGAGCAGCAGCCGACGGAGGCGGCGCCAGCTTCCGAAGACAGCAAACCGGCCGAGGAACCCAAGGCCGAAGAGCCCAAGCCCGCAGAGTCCGAAGAACTGCCACTTCCACCCGTCTCGGAACTGCCCGCCGAACAGCCCGCCGCAGAGGAGCCAGCACAGCCCGCTGCTGAGGAGACACCTGCTGCACCGGCGAcggacgctgccgccgcttcCGAGTCTCCATCGGCCGAAAGCCTCGAGTCCAAGCCCGAGGAGAAGGCTGCTGAGCCGGCGCCAGCAGAGCCCGTGGCCGCCGCTGAGCCCGCTGTCCCGACGAGCCCTGCCGAGTCTAGGCCCGAGGGAGACGCT GCCCCCGCCACCGATGCCAAAGCCGAGAGCCCGAGCGCCGAGGCTCCCAAGGTGGAGGAGTGA